Proteins from a genomic interval of Lolium perenne isolate Kyuss_39 chromosome 1, Kyuss_2.0, whole genome shotgun sequence:
- the LOC127327325 gene encoding uncharacterized protein, with product MAKLVLFTALVVALLSAVEGNNTLQLQCQRELQESSLEACRQVVDHQLAVQMPIFLPRLSRLNTGLQMQCCQQLQDISHQCLAAAIRQIVRQYERQGVVPLAEQYYPGKEEEEEQQGGSYYPSGTYPQQGRGWERQHQQGQGCQAFPQQQQQQWPKQQQGVGSFQSSETFPQQQKQARQPAQQEEQDQYCGRQSHAGFGGFSSPPHICTEQQEARRRMHLKVVARARQVAVQLPAMCLLEGLTFSVRLY from the coding sequence ATGGCTAAATTGGTCTTGTTCACTGCACTCGTCGTGGCTCTGCTGTCCGCCGTTGAAGGAAATAACACCCTGCAGCTGCAGTGCCAACGTGAGCTCCAAGAGAGCTCTCTTGAGGCATGCCGGCAAGTTGTCGACCACCAATTGGCCGTACAGATGCCCATATTCCTCCCGCGACTATCGCGGTTGAATACAGGGCTGCAGATGCAGTGTTGTCAACAGCTCCAGGACATCAGCCACCAGTGTCTCGCCGCCGCCATCCGCCAGATTGTGAGACAGTACGAGCGTCAAGGTGTGGTGCCGCTGGCAGAACAATACTACCCCggtaaggaggaggaggaggagcaacaaGGAGGATCATACTACCCTAGCGGAACTTATCCGCAACAAGGGCGAGGCTGGGAAAGGCAGCATCAGCAAGGACAAGGGTGCCAAGCTTTtccacagcaacaacaacaacagtggCCGAAGCAGCAGCAAGGAGTAGGATCATTCCAATCCAGCGAAACTTTTCCGCAACAACAAAAGCAAGCCCGACAGCCAGCCCAGCAGGAGGAACAAGATCAGTACTGTGGCAGGCAAAGCCATGCAGGGTTCGGCGGGTTTTCATCTCCACCTCACATTTGCACCGAGCAGCAGGAAGCCCGCAGGAGGATGCACTTGAAGGTGGTGGCGAGGGCGCGACAGGTCGCAGTGCAGCTGCCGGCGATGTGCCTACTCGAGGGTCTCACCTTCTCCGTCAGACTGTATTAG